A genomic segment from Oncorhynchus clarkii lewisi isolate Uvic-CL-2024 chromosome 14, UVic_Ocla_1.0, whole genome shotgun sequence encodes:
- the LOC139366523 gene encoding sterol-4-alpha-carboxylate 3-dehydrogenase, decarboxylating-like, with protein MATRIRPSSKRCAVIGGSGFLGRHLVEKLLGKGYTVSVFDIRQSYELPGVTFHQGDLCDKPALLTALQGVSLVFHCASPAPASDDKALFQRVNIQGTQTVLQACTEAGVQKVVLTSSASVVFEGTDIKDGREDLPYAKKPIDYYTETKIEQEKLVLKACDKEKGLLTVAIRPHGIFGPRDPQLVPILVDTARRGNMKFIIGDGSNLVDFTFVDNVVHGLILSAESLRPESPICGKAYHITNDEPVRFWDFMSDILVGLGYAAPRYHLPYALVYGLALLLWLLSLLLRPLVAFKPTFTPMRVALAGKHHFYSCSRAKQDMGYKPVVGLKDGIRRTVESYPHLRHGA; from the exons ATGGCCACGCGCATACGACCG AGCAGTAAGAGGTGTGCAGTGATCGGAGGCTCAGGGTTCCTGGGTAGACACCTGGTAGAGAAGCTGTTGGGTAAAGGCTACACTGTGTCGGTGTTTGACATCAGACAGAGCTACGAACTACCAGGAGTCACCTTCCACCAGGGAGACCTCTGTGACAAACCA GCTCTCCTAACAGCCCTCCAAGGCGTCTCCCTGGTGTTCCACTGTGCCTCTCCAGCCCCAGCCAGTGATGACAAGGCTCTGTTCCAGAGAGTCAACATCCAGGGGACACAGACTGTCCTACAGGCCTGCACTGAGGCTGGAGTAcaa AAAGTGGTACTGACCAGCAGTGCCAGTGTGGTGTTTGAAGGAACAGACATCAAGGATGGGAGAGAAGACCTTCCCTATGCCAAGAAGCCCATCGACTACTACACAGAGACCAAGATAgaacaggagaag CTGGTTCTGAAGGCCTGTGACAAGGAGAAGGGTCTCCTGACAGTGGCCATCCGACCTCACGGTATCTTCGGCCCCCGGGACCCCCAGCTGGTGCCCATTCTGGTCGACACGGCACGCAGGGGCAATATGAAGTTCATCATCGG TGATGGTTCTAACCTGGTGGATTTCACCTTCGTGGACAATGTGGTTCATGGACTCATCCTGTCAGCTGAGAGTCTGAGGCCAGAGTCTCCTATCTGTGGCAAG gcgTACCACATCACTAATGACGAGCCTGTCCGGTTCTGGGACTTCATGTCAGATATTCTAGTAGGTCTGGGATACGCTGCTCCGCGCTACCACCTTCCCTACGCACTAGTCTACGGGCTGGCTCTGCTGCTGTGGCTGCTGTCTCTGTTACTACGCCCCCTAGTGGCCTTCAAACCCACCTTCACCCCCATGAGGGTGGCCCTGGCAGGTAAACACCACTTCTACAGCTGCTCCAGAGCCAAGCAGGACATGGGGTACAAGCCTGTGGTCGGTCTAAAGGATGGGATCAGACGCACGGTGGAGAGCTATCCTCATCTACGACATGGAGCCTGA
- the LOC139366524 gene encoding uncharacterized protein isoform X1 codes for MATSVKRPSLGPVPPPRKKSNPKSELTEELKQEIREAFELFDTDASGYIDVKELKVAMRALGFEPKKEEIKRMITEADKDETGKISFSDFLTVMTQKMAEKDSKEEILKAFRLFDDDETGKISFRNLKRVAKELGESLTDEELQEMIEEADRDGDGEVNQGEFLRIMKKTSLY; via the exons ATG GCAACCAGTGTAAAGAGGCCGTCCCTGGGTCCGGTCCCTCCCCCCAGGAAGAAGTCCAACCCCAAGTCAGAGCTCACTGAAGAGCTGAAACAGGAGATCAGAGAAGCCTTTGAACTGTTCGACACCGACGCCTCCGGATACATCGATGTCAAGGAGctaaag gttgCTATGAGGGCGCTGGGGTTTGAGCCGAAGAAAGAGGAGATTAAGAGGATGATAACGGAGGCGGATAAGGACGAAACAGGAAAGATCTCCTTCTCTGATTTCCTCACCGTCATGACTCAGAAGATG GCTGAGAAGGATTCTAAGGAGGAGATCCTGAAAGCATTCCGTCTGTTTGATGATGATGAGACGGGGAAGATCTCCTTCAGGAACCTGAAGAGGGTCGCTAAGGAACTGGGAGAGAGCCTGACTGACGAGGAACTGCAG GAGATGATCGAGGAggcagacagggatggagacggAGAGGTGAACCAGGGAGAGTTCCTCCGCATCATGAAGAAGACCAGCCTGTACTGA
- the LOC139366524 gene encoding centrin-1-like isoform X2, giving the protein MATSVKRPSLGPVPPPRKKSNPKSELTEELKQEIREAFELFDTDASGYIDVKELKVAMRALGFEPKKEEIKRMITEADKDETGKISFSDFLTVMTQKMAEKDSKEEILKAFRLFDDDETGKISFRNLKRVAKELGESLTDEELQVRR; this is encoded by the exons ATG GCAACCAGTGTAAAGAGGCCGTCCCTGGGTCCGGTCCCTCCCCCCAGGAAGAAGTCCAACCCCAAGTCAGAGCTCACTGAAGAGCTGAAACAGGAGATCAGAGAAGCCTTTGAACTGTTCGACACCGACGCCTCCGGATACATCGATGTCAAGGAGctaaag gttgCTATGAGGGCGCTGGGGTTTGAGCCGAAGAAAGAGGAGATTAAGAGGATGATAACGGAGGCGGATAAGGACGAAACAGGAAAGATCTCCTTCTCTGATTTCCTCACCGTCATGACTCAGAAGATG GCTGAGAAGGATTCTAAGGAGGAGATCCTGAAAGCATTCCGTCTGTTTGATGATGATGAGACGGGGAAGATCTCCTTCAGGAACCTGAAGAGGGTCGCTAAGGAACTGGGAGAGAGCCTGACTGACGAGGAACTGCAGGTGAG GAGATGA